One genomic region from Anabaena sp. PCC 7108 encodes:
- the rsgA gene encoding small ribosomal subunit biogenesis GTPase RsgA — protein MKGDTVSTNGQLLGTVLAVQANFYRVQLDEGVRSQELETIESSSSLSPVPCQLSPSSPVPILLCTRRTRLKKIGQQVMVGDRVIVEEPDWSGGRGAIADVLPRNSELDRPAIANVNQILLVFAVADPPLEPVQLSRFLIKAESTGVDVLLCLNKCDLVSPEEKQEISDRLFNWGYQPIFISVQNQININQISEYLNNKITVIAGPSGVGKSSLINLMIPDINLRVGEVSGKLARGRHTTRHVELFEMPKGGLLADTPGFNQPDLNCSPEELIYYFPEARKRLEVASCRFSDCSHRDEPDCVVGDDWERYAHYLEFLADATIHQTYLKQQTDPESTLKLMSKGKGQNQYEPKLESKKYRRISRKTQLQDLQELYRESED, from the coding sequence ATGAAAGGGGATACTGTTTCTACTAATGGACAGTTACTGGGTACGGTGTTAGCTGTACAGGCTAATTTTTATCGGGTGCAGTTGGATGAGGGAGTCAGGAGTCAGGAGTTAGAAACTATAGAAAGTTCTTCTTCACTGTCACCTGTTCCCTGTCAACTATCACCTTCTTCCCCAGTCCCCATTCTCCTCTGTACCCGCAGGACTCGGTTGAAAAAAATCGGCCAACAGGTGATGGTGGGCGATCGCGTAATTGTGGAAGAACCTGATTGGAGTGGGGGACGAGGTGCGATCGCTGATGTTCTCCCCCGCAATAGTGAGTTAGACAGACCTGCGATCGCTAATGTTAACCAAATTCTCTTGGTTTTTGCGGTCGCTGACCCACCTTTAGAACCTGTGCAATTGAGCCGATTTTTAATTAAGGCTGAGTCTACAGGTGTGGATGTATTGCTGTGTTTGAATAAATGTGATTTAGTTTCCCCAGAGGAAAAACAAGAAATTAGCGATCGCTTATTTAATTGGGGTTATCAACCAATTTTTATCAGTGTTCAAAATCAAATCAATATTAATCAAATTTCTGAATATTTAAATAATAAAATTACTGTGATTGCTGGTCCTTCCGGTGTGGGAAAATCCAGCTTAATTAATCTCATGATTCCTGATATTAACCTACGGGTTGGGGAAGTTTCCGGGAAGTTAGCCCGTGGTCGCCATACCACCCGTCATGTAGAATTATTTGAAATGCCTAAAGGTGGTTTATTGGCTGATACTCCTGGTTTTAATCAACCTGATTTAAATTGTAGTCCAGAAGAATTAATTTATTATTTCCCAGAAGCCAGAAAAAGATTAGAAGTTGCTAGTTGTCGTTTTAGTGATTGTTCGCATCGAGATGAACCAGATTGTGTTGTTGGTGATGACTGGGAAAGATATGCACATTATTTAGAATTTTTGGCAGATGCTACCATACATCAAACTTACTTAAAACAACAAACCGATCCTGAATCTACATTAAAGTTAATGAGTAAAGGTAAAGGTCAAAATCAATATGAACCTAAACTAGAAAGTAAAAAATATCGCCGTATTTCTCGTAAAACTCAATTACAGGATTTACAGGAGTTATATCGAGAAAGTGAAGATTGA
- a CDS encoding ATP-grasp domain-containing protein → MNLIISLFKTLGTLLLLFLVFPINLIIVLISLIINFITLPFQKQVTCENPKNILLTGGKMTKSLQLARSFHRAGHKVFMVESHKYWLSGHQFSNAVTKFFTVPAPEKDPEGYFQGLLNIVKQESIDVFIPVSSPVASYYDSLAKPILSPHCEVFHFDAEITKILDDKFSLCEQARVLGLTAPKAFFINSPEEIINFDFSQEQNPYILKSIKYDSVTRLDMTKLPFTGMEDYVKNLPISEERPWIMQEFITGQEYCTHSTVRNGEIRLHCCSQSSPFQINYEQVDNPEIFKWVQHFVKSLNLTGQISFDFMQTADGKVYPIECNPRTHTAITMFYNHPGLADAYLKDSENQTHIEPLPTSKPTYWLYHELWRLTGIRSFNDLINWVNKVIKGKDAMLEKDDPLPFLMVHHWQITLLLLQNLGKLKGWVKIDFNIGKLVEIGGD, encoded by the coding sequence ATGAATTTGATTATTTCTCTATTTAAAACTCTGGGAACACTGCTTTTACTTTTCTTGGTCTTTCCCATTAATTTGATTATTGTCCTCATTTCCTTAATTATTAATTTCATTACCCTTCCCTTCCAGAAACAAGTAACTTGTGAAAATCCCAAAAACATCCTCTTAACAGGAGGAAAAATGACCAAATCTTTACAACTAGCGCGTTCTTTTCATCGTGCTGGACATAAAGTATTTATGGTAGAAAGTCATAAATATTGGTTGTCAGGACATCAATTTTCTAATGCAGTGACAAAATTCTTCACAGTACCTGCACCAGAAAAAGATCCAGAAGGCTATTTTCAAGGATTATTAAATATAGTCAAACAAGAAAGTATAGATGTATTTATTCCCGTTTCTAGTCCCGTAGCAAGTTATTATGATTCCTTAGCAAAACCAATCTTATCTCCGCATTGTGAAGTATTTCACTTTGATGCTGAGATAACCAAAATATTAGATGATAAATTTAGTTTGTGTGAACAAGCAAGGGTTTTAGGTTTAACAGCACCAAAGGCATTTTTTATTAATTCCCCAGAAGAAATTATCAACTTTGATTTTTCACAGGAACAAAATCCCTATATACTAAAAAGCATTAAATATGATTCTGTAACTAGGTTAGATATGACAAAATTACCATTTACAGGAATGGAAGATTATGTCAAAAACTTACCAATTAGTGAAGAAAGACCTTGGATAATGCAGGAATTTATTACCGGACAGGAATATTGTACCCACAGCACGGTTAGAAATGGAGAAATTCGTTTACATTGCTGTTCTCAATCTTCTCCTTTTCAAATTAATTATGAACAGGTTGATAACCCAGAAATATTTAAATGGGTGCAGCATTTTGTGAAATCATTAAATTTAACTGGACAAATTTCTTTTGACTTTATGCAAACCGCAGATGGTAAAGTTTACCCGATAGAATGTAACCCTCGCACTCACACCGCAATTACTATGTTTTACAATCATCCGGGGTTAGCAGATGCTTATTTAAAAGATAGTGAAAATCAAACCCATATAGAACCTTTACCAACAAGTAAACCAACTTATTGGTTATATCATGAACTATGGAGATTGACAGGAATTAGGTCTTTTAATGATTTAATAAATTGGGTGAATAAAGTTATTAAAGGTAAAGATGCAATGTTAGAAAAAGATGATCCTTTACCATTTTTGATGGTTCATCATTGGCAAATTACCTTATTGTTACTGCAAAATCTTGGAAAATTAAAAGGTTGGGTAAAAATAGATTTCAATATTGGTAAATTGGTGGAAATTGGTGGTGACTAA
- a CDS encoding O-methyltransferase — protein MTETLVKTITPRPVTPLGILVEELETTLKIAKQENISSQLAASLQKVYELAAGIDPYLDEHTTNESPELAALAQKTAAEDWSQRFSDGETVRQLEQEMLSGHIEGQTLKMFVSMTKAKRILEIGMFTGYSALAMAEALPADGNIIACEVDDYVAEFAKKCFQISPHGSKITVKIAPALETLKELAAAGETFDLVFIDADKKEYVDYFNILLESSLLAEEGFICVDNTLLQGQPYLSPEKRTANGEAIANFNRFVAEDARVEQVILPLRDGLTIIKRK, from the coding sequence ATGACTGAAACATTAGTGAAAACAATTACTCCTAGACCAGTTACTCCCTTGGGTATTTTAGTTGAGGAATTAGAAACAACTCTGAAAATAGCCAAGCAAGAAAATATCTCTTCTCAACTTGCAGCTTCTCTCCAAAAAGTCTATGAATTAGCAGCGGGAATTGATCCTTATTTGGATGAACACACAACAAATGAATCTCCAGAATTAGCAGCTTTAGCACAAAAAACTGCTGCTGAAGATTGGAGTCAGAGATTTTCTGATGGGGAAACAGTCCGTCAGTTAGAACAAGAAATGCTTTCTGGACACATTGAAGGACAAACTTTAAAAATGTTTGTGTCCATGACCAAAGCTAAACGCATTCTAGAAATAGGAATGTTTACTGGATATTCTGCTTTAGCAATGGCAGAAGCATTACCCGCAGATGGTAATATTATCGCTTGTGAAGTAGATGATTATGTTGCGGAGTTTGCCAAAAAATGTTTTCAAATTTCTCCCCACGGTAGTAAAATCACCGTTAAAATTGCTCCTGCTTTAGAAACACTCAAAGAATTAGCAGCAGCAGGAGAAACTTTTGATTTAGTCTTTATTGACGCTGACAAAAAAGAGTATGTTGATTATTTCAATATACTTTTAGAAAGCAGTCTTTTAGCAGAAGAGGGATTTATTTGTGTTGACAATACCCTCTTGCAAGGACAACCTTATTTATCTCCAGAAAAAAGAACAGCTAACGGAGAAGCAATAGCTAATTTCAATCGCTTTGTTGCGGAAGATGCACGAGTTGAACAAGTTATTTTACCCTTACGAGATGGTCTAACAATCATCAAACGTAAATAA
- a CDS encoding glycoside hydrolase family 57 protein, with protein sequence MAIGYVALVLHAHLPFVRHPESDYVLEEEWLYEAITETYIPLLKVFEGLKRDGIDFKITMSMTPPLVSMLRDPLLQERYDAHLSQLEELIELEAERNVQNGHMLYLAEHYATEFNEAREVWEKYNGDLVTAFKGFQDTNNLEIITCGATHGYLPLMKMYPQAVWSQIKVACEHYEETFGQAPRGIWLPECAYYEGLERMLADAGLRYFLTDGHGILYARPRPRFGTYAPIFTEPGVAAFGRDHESSQQVWSSEVGYPGAAEYREFYKDLGWEAEYEYIKPYIMPNGQRKNTGIKYHKITGRGLGLSDKALYDPYWAREKAADHAANFMYNRERQSEHLHGIMGRPPIIVSPYDAELFGHWWYEGPWFIDYLFRKSWYDQGTYDMTHLADYLRDNPTQQVCRPAQSSWGYKGFHEYWLNETNAWVYPHLHKAAERMIEISQLEPEDELQWKALNQAARELLLAQSSDWAFIMRTGTMVPYAVRRTRSHLMRFNKLYEDVKVGKVDSGWLEKVELMDNIFPNINYRSYRPV encoded by the coding sequence ATGGCTATAGGCTACGTCGCACTTGTACTTCATGCACATTTACCCTTCGTTCGTCACCCAGAAAGTGACTATGTGCTGGAGGAAGAATGGCTGTATGAAGCCATTACAGAAACATATATCCCTTTATTGAAAGTATTTGAAGGCTTAAAGCGAGACGGCATCGACTTTAAAATCACCATGAGTATGACACCTCCGCTGGTGTCTATGCTTCGTGATCCTCTGTTGCAAGAACGCTACGATGCACATCTATCCCAACTAGAAGAACTGATAGAACTGGAAGCCGAGCGAAATGTCCAAAATGGGCATATGCTTTATTTAGCTGAACATTACGCCACTGAGTTCAATGAAGCCCGTGAAGTTTGGGAAAAATACAATGGTGACTTAGTAACGGCTTTTAAAGGTTTCCAAGATACTAATAATCTGGAAATTATTACTTGCGGTGCTACTCACGGGTATTTACCGCTGATGAAAATGTATCCCCAGGCTGTGTGGTCGCAAATTAAAGTAGCTTGTGAACACTACGAAGAAACTTTTGGCCAAGCACCTAGAGGTATTTGGTTGCCCGAGTGTGCTTATTATGAAGGGTTAGAGCGAATGCTGGCGGATGCTGGTTTACGCTATTTTCTGACTGATGGACATGGTATCTTATACGCTCGTCCCCGTCCCCGTTTTGGCACTTATGCGCCAATTTTTACAGAACCTGGTGTAGCGGCTTTTGGTCGAGACCATGAATCGTCTCAACAAGTTTGGTCTTCTGAGGTGGGTTATCCTGGTGCGGCTGAATATCGGGAATTTTATAAAGATTTGGGCTGGGAAGCTGAATATGAATATATTAAGCCTTACATTATGCCCAATGGTCAGCGGAAAAATACGGGGATTAAGTATCATAAAATTACCGGACGCGGTTTAGGTCTTTCTGATAAGGCACTTTATGATCCTTACTGGGCAAGGGAAAAAGCAGCAGATCACGCTGCTAACTTCATGTATAATCGTGAAAGACAATCGGAGCATTTACACGGGATCATGGGTCGGCCACCAATTATTGTCTCTCCCTATGATGCGGAATTATTTGGTCACTGGTGGTATGAAGGTCCTTGGTTTATTGATTACCTGTTCCGCAAATCATGGTATGACCAAGGAACTTATGACATGACTCATTTGGCTGATTATTTGCGGGATAACCCTACACAACAAGTCTGTCGTCCGGCTCAGTCTAGTTGGGGTTACAAGGGTTTTCACGAGTATTGGTTAAATGAAACAAACGCGTGGGTTTACCCACATTTACATAAAGCTGCGGAGCGGATGATTGAAATTTCCCAGCTAGAACCAGAGGATGAGTTACAATGGAAGGCGTTAAACCAAGCGGCAAGAGAGTTATTATTAGCACAATCTTCTGACTGGGCGTTTATTATGCGGACGGGAACAATGGTTCCTTATGCGGTGAGAAGAACGCGATCGCACTTAATGCGGTTTAATAAACTATATGAAGATGTGAAAGTAGGTAAAGTTGATAGCGGTTGGTTGGAAAAAGTCGAGTTAATGGATAATATTTTCCCCAACATCAATTATCGCTCTTACCGACCAGTGTAG
- a CDS encoding sedoheptulose 7-phosphate cyclase, producing MTPQSILPTPEITDKLLVDSEKVVSQTETDTIKLTHGEKYLTSQWYKGSGEIAHKKDGRSFEVEATFTLKSEVKVVEGVFQPGNEILANIYNSRGRCVAVIDQTVNELYGDQVREYFNAHEIPLEMMAFRAWETDKTPETVHRILGFLGKDGCDVSRNEPVLIIGGGVLSDVAGLACSLQHRRTPYIMVGTTVVAAIDAGPSPRTCTNGKQFKNSIGAYHPPVLTLVDRSFFRTLATGHIRNGMAEIIKMAITDDIVLFELLEKYGPRLVETHFATLDADEELAEIADEIIYRALFSYMKHEGTNMFETYQDRPHAYGHTWSPRFEPAVKMMHGHAVTTGMAFGATLAVEMNWLKSEDRDRIIALCQSLGLTVFHPILEDMDVMIEGQKNMRRKRGDGGLWAPVPRDGIGNCDYIQEVPPELLQAAVEAHKTVCNTLPNHGAGIEMYLSDLGLQ from the coding sequence ATGACTCCACAAAGCATACTACCAACCCCAGAAATCACAGATAAACTATTAGTAGATTCAGAAAAAGTTGTTAGTCAAACAGAAACAGACACCATTAAACTGACCCATGGGGAAAAATATCTCACATCACAGTGGTACAAAGGTTCAGGGGAAATAGCACACAAAAAAGATGGTCGTTCTTTTGAGGTTGAAGCAACTTTTACTCTCAAGTCAGAAGTAAAAGTAGTAGAAGGAGTTTTTCAGCCAGGAAATGAGATTTTAGCTAACATATATAATAGTCGTGGTCGTTGTGTAGCAGTGATTGACCAGACAGTAAATGAATTGTATGGTGATCAAGTTCGTGAATATTTTAATGCTCATGAAATACCATTAGAAATGATGGCTTTTCGGGCTTGGGAAACAGATAAAACCCCAGAAACAGTCCATCGTATTTTAGGGTTTTTAGGAAAAGATGGTTGTGATGTTTCTCGCAATGAACCTGTATTAATTATTGGTGGTGGTGTTCTTAGCGATGTTGCTGGTTTAGCTTGTTCCTTGCAACACCGTCGCACCCCTTACATTATGGTGGGAACAACAGTAGTTGCAGCTATTGACGCAGGTCCATCACCTCGTACCTGCACCAACGGGAAACAATTCAAAAATAGTATTGGTGCTTATCATCCACCTGTATTAACTTTAGTTGATCGGAGCTTTTTCCGTACTTTAGCTACTGGACATATTCGTAACGGAATGGCAGAAATTATTAAAATGGCCATTACCGATGACATTGTTTTATTTGAGTTGTTGGAAAAATACGGACCTCGGTTAGTAGAAACTCACTTTGCAACTTTGGATGCAGATGAAGAGTTAGCAGAAATTGCGGATGAGATTATTTATCGCGCATTGTTTTCTTATATGAAACATGAGGGAACGAATATGTTTGAAACATATCAAGACCGTCCCCATGCTTATGGACATACCTGGAGTCCAAGGTTTGAACCTGCGGTGAAAATGATGCACGGCCACGCAGTGACCACAGGGATGGCCTTTGGTGCAACTTTAGCAGTAGAAATGAATTGGTTAAAATCAGAAGATCGCGATCGCATTATCGCATTATGTCAGTCTTTGGGTTTAACAGTTTTTCATCCCATTCTGGAAGATATGGATGTGATGATAGAAGGTCAAAAAAATATGCGTCGTAAGCGGGGAGATGGTGGACTATGGGCCCCCGTTCCTAGAGATGGTATTGGTAATTGTGACTATATTCAAGAAGTTCCACCCGAATTACTTCAAGCTGCTGTAGAAGCACATAAAACCGTATGTAACACATTACCAAATCACGGTGCAGGAATTGAAATGTATCTTAGTGATTTAGGTTTGCAATAG